In the genome of Cercospora beticola chromosome 2, complete sequence, one region contains:
- a CDS encoding uncharacterized protein (MEROPS:MER0034961), translated as MPFSTFGVATAVTPSVIETYFSHYLNRKPLKQKPTAHISYHEGLKLIRQFLDYSSKHTVEELQAFTAQWVPVPTWVRTQDVEVPPQFLKRSANLLRKQLGSDGMEQVGGEKWWQWRKPDTPLHAEWIEMKKDHQERKREGKQCDRVILYIHGGAYYFGSVDEHRYQMQRHARKLKARVLAPRYRLAPQFPFPCGLHDCIATYFYLLEHFDPSQVLFAGDSAGGGMVLSMLVTLRDQGCPLPAGTILLSPWVDLTHSFPSVAGEGLGDYIPPHGFHHKPSMAWPPPPTTDDAPKKKRPERTFTQPVEQPFDVVELPASYGTGMTSKQSRDNLRGDAQSQDGLEGGKETKEYNQIPGMGPRLEIAIGDKLVVIREQFQMYAKNDLLAHPLVSPVQQPSLGGLPPMLIQVGGAELLRDEQIYLAHKAANPRQYPPGEAVMEQYDPERTILNQYPGTDVQLQVWEDLCHVPHTLSFTRPAKYMYRSVAQFGAWALARAQHKSIEILDDDAISIISDKEDPNEYGKGSHESFGSIGEEGVTSTQFKLTSIGAIGKAGDDLPPFKDHMIRQRVNRHGIIFPLPRVADIACLNLDRNTIGAIKTGPVHKWLMKRGENDVKFANDYKKLQKKKLKEAKDYDQPEPGENPAAAALINRKIKGNVAGDKKKGKSWGLAMWSGWGSSHDESTIQREERLQDAKEADAERPSSVAASTRTATGVPPGSSSARATALSGADVSRSASSARNNLAVPSNDADDAKRRRRSSASVLASAWGPKRNGSRTRSPYRSVKDEGQANNERDAGSPVPPGSPNTMPDSPSRLRDLSRRSSVNSTKVNYARPISSATMLSSNLNPNAKNGKVEIDEAGGLTKAGPANDDAQVEPPSPSVPPASQARSAPSMSDAGKAKDAVRVSGSVNTFLNAANPRPHNGVVAYPFKLGKRNGDIRSPSPNPSTMTLDSNADDRDFEMPTGFGVVTPVELPTEAYAGRAASPGVVETPALVHSPETDIVPAELAVPQPTLDATDTISTRPRPVSALPEGTRLSNIAAPEEDPVSPLETLPTPGSATSNSSFKQTEYRSRDSRLGQLGADGMPTHAWPESEPVADNVVRPTPPPFKIRNPVYDARAPNPSPAAPAPSAQSSSVPFKMRHTIYDSKVAPPGSKPPGQPQSEQFPDVSELPASNGWHVEEKQSMPSADSTEEAGQVPRGPSPSSSASKGQHTAKSSTDSTELSSPAYKISKQASTSTTIDQPAPSLNSLNTTNGQASLASPLPILPTRLTANRDSSTDAPPPPPRKDTPPQTSVPPTVQPPPLPSTISGDNTQQAGDSQLNSNGHAPSVTKPGLPIQKSADNLKLATQLQFPQRIDSMPRSTDGTESNSRSSPTAAMSDLSLSGSARNRPQTDRSYPTSTKKSLTLGTSAAQAAVQAPAELGDSSPVSPVDRSTINAAPPPTIPRSKFSMASRRTKINDAAIRGTHASASSPPTIGNLTFEHEPLSPLESGRMELSSSARGLETSLTADEELKIKDSVMENKI; from the exons ATGCCTTTTAGCACATTCGGCGTCGCCACGGCAGTGACTCCGTCCGTCATTGAGACCTACTTCTCCCATTACTTGAATCGAAAACCGCTCAAGCAGAAACCGACTGCCCACATCTCCTACCACGAAGGCCTAAAATTAATTCGTCAATTCCTCGACTATAGCTCCAAGCACACCGTCGAAGAGCTCCAGGCTTTTACCGCGCAATGGGTACCGGTACCAACGTGGGTTCGAACGCAGGACGTGGAGGTTCCGCCACAATTCCTCAAGCGATCTGCCAACCTGCTGCGTAAACAATTGGGCAGCGATGGCATGGAACAGGTGGGTGGTGAAAAGTGGTGGCAATGGAGGAAGCCGGACACCCCGCTGCATGCAGAGTGGATTGAAATGAAGAAGGACCACCAAGAGCGAAaacgagaaggaaagcagtGCGACCGAGTAATCCTGTACATTCATGGAGGCGCATACTACTTTGGCTCGGTCGATGAGCACCGCTACCAAATGCAACGACATGCTCGAAAGCTGAAGGCGCGTGTGCTTGCTCCTCGGTACAGGCTGGCACCGCAATTCCCCTTCCCTTGCGGACTTCACGACTGCATTGCAACATACTTCTatctgctcgagcactttGACCCTAGTCAGGTCTTGTTTGCGGGCGATAGCGCAGGAGGTGGTATGGTTTTGAGCATGCTGGTCACACTTCGAGATCAAGGTTGCCCATTACCAGCAGGCACGATCCTCTTGTCGCCTTGGGTAGATTTGACCCATTCTTTTCCGTCGGTTGCTGGCGAGGGACTGGGCGATTATATTCCTCCTCACGGGTTCCATCACAAGCCGTCCATGGCATGGCCACCGCCTCCAACCACAGATGATGCGCCTAAGAAGAAACGACCTGAGCGAACATTCACACAGCCCGTGGAACAGCCATTCGACGTCGTCGAGCTACCAGCTTCCTATGGTACAGGGATGACCTCCAAACAGAGTCGTGATAATCTTCGGGGAGACGCACAGTCACAAGACGGCTTGGAAGGAGGCAAGGAAACTAAAGAGTACAATCAAATTCCAGGAATGGGCCCGCGACTGGAAATTGCAATTGGTGACAAGCTGGTCGTCATTCGCGAACAGTTTCAGATGTATGCGAAGAACGACCTCCTAGCACACCCGCTAGTTTCACCAGTGCAGCAGCCATCGTTGGGTGGCCTGCCGCCCATGTTGATTCAAGTCGGCGGAGCAGAGTTGTTACGCGATGAGCAGATCTATCTGGCGCACAAGGCTGCCAATCCGAGACAATATCCTCCCGGCGAAGCCGTCATGGAGCAATACGATCCAGAGCGCACGATCCTGAACCAGTACCCGGGTACCGATGTTCAATTGCAAGTGTGGGAAGATCTGTGTCACGTACCGCACACACTGTCGTTCACGCGACCAGCCAAGTACATGTATCGATCCGTCGCTCAATTCGGCGCCTGGGCGCTTGCACGGGCACAACACAAATCGATAGAGATTCTGGACGATGATGCAATTTCCATCATTAGTGACAAAGAGGATCCGAATGAGTATGGAAAAGGTAGCCATGAATCCTTCGGGAGTATTGGAGAGGAAGGTGTCACGTCTACGCAGTTCAAATTGACCTCGATAGGTGCAATTGGCAAAGCAGGAGACGACCTTCCGCCCTTCAAAGACCACATGATTCGACAGCGGGTCAACAGGCACGGCATCATCTTTCCTCTGCCCCGCGTAGCCGACATAGCTTGCCTGAATCTCGATCGCAACACGATTGGAGCTATTAAGACCGGGCCAGTGCATAAATGGCTGATGAAGCGCGGGGAGAACGATGTGAAGTTTGCGAATGATTACAAAAAgctccagaagaagaagcttaaAGAGGCCAAGGACTACGATCAGCCGGAACCCGGCGAAAATCCTGCTGCCGCGGCTTTAATCAATCGCAAGATCAAGGGCAATGTGGctggcgacaagaagaaagggaAGTCTTGGGGTCTTGCTATGTGGTCGGGCTGGGGATCGTCGCACGATGAGAGTACAATCCAGAGGGAAGAGAGGCTACAGGATGCCAAAGAAGCAGACGCCGAGAGGCCTTCGAGTGTGGCTGCCAGCACAAGGACTGCCACTGGCGTCCCTCCGGGGAGCAGTAGCGCACGTGCGACTGCATTGTCTGGGGCAGACGTATCCCGGAGTGCATCATCTGCTAGGAACAATCTGGCCGTACCCTCGAACGACGCGGATGATGCGAAACGGCGTCGACGCTCCAGTGCAAGTGTGCTGGCTTCTGCCTGGGGACCTAAGCGCAATGGCTCTCGCACACGGAGTCCTTATCGCAGTGTCAAGGACGAGGGCCAGGCGAACAACGAGCGGGATGCAGGCTCGCCAGTTCCTCCTGGGTCGCCGAATACAATGCCGGACAGTCCTTCCAGGTTGCGGGATCTCAGTCGCCGTTCGAGCGTGAATTCAACAAAGGTCAACTATGCAAGGCCGATCAGCTCCGCAACGATGCTGTCAAGCAATCTGAACCCAAACGCGAAGAACGGGAAAGTGGAGATCGATGAGGCAGGCGGATTGACGAAAGCTGGTCCGGCCAATGATGATGCGCAG GTTGAGCCGCCGTCGCCGTCTGTGCCTCCTGCATCGCAAGCGCGCAGCGCGCCCTCGATGTCTGACGCCGGCAAAGCTAAGGACGCAGTACGAGTGTCAGGGTCGGTCAACACCTTTCTGAACGCCGCCAATCCGCGCCCCCACAATGGCGTCGTGGCGTATCCCTTCAAATTGGGCAAGCGGAATGGCGATATCAGGAGCCCATCGCCGAACCCCTCGACCATGACACTGGATAGCAACGCCGACGATAGGGACTTCGAGATGCCAACCGGGTTTGGGGTCGTCACGCCTGTGGAGCTGCCAACCGAAGCGTATGCAGGCCGTGCAGCTTCCCCGGGCGTGGTGGAGACGCCGGCGTTAGTGCACTCGCCTGAAACCGACATCGTGCCGGCGGAACTGGCTGTGCCACAACCCACTCTGGATGCGACAGATACAATATCAACACGGCCGCGTCCCGTCTCTGCCCTTCCTGAGGGTACTCGTTTGTCCAACATCGCCGCGCCTGAAGAAGACCCCGTCAGCCCCCTCGAAACTCTTCCCACGCCTGGCAGCGCTACTTCCAACTCGTCGTTCAAGCAAACCGAATATCGATCTCGAGACTCACGACTGGGTCAATTGGGGGCCGACGGTATGCCTACACACGCTTGGCCAGAGAGCGAACCCGTCGCGGACAATGTAGTTCGACCCACGCCTCCGCCATTCAAGATCCGCAACCCGGTATACGATGCGCGAGCCCCGAATCCATCGCCTGCAGCGCCCGCTCCGTCTGCTCAATCTTCCAGCGTGCCGTTCAAGATGCGCCATACAATCTATGACTCCAAAGTGGCACCTCCAGGAAGCAAACCGCCTGGGCAACCCCAAAGTGAGCAATTTCCAGACGTCTCAGAATTACCTGCCTCGAACGGCTGGCATGTGGAGGAGAAGCAATCGATGCCGTCTGCAGATAGTACTGAAGAAGCGGGTCAAGTGCCTCGCGGTCcgtcgccatcatcatcggcatcgaaaGGCCAGCATACGGCAAAATCATCCACGGACTCAACAGAACTAAGTTCACCAGCTTACAAAATTTCGAAACAGGCCAGTACCAGTACCACCATCGATCAGCCAGCGCCCAGTCTGAACAGTCTCAACACGACCAATGGGCAAGCCAGCCTCGCATCGCCTCTGCCGATTCTACCTACACGCCTAACTGCGAATCGAGATTCTTCAACCGATGCGCCTCCCCCTCCCCCTCGCAAGGACACGCCGCCTCAAACTTCTGTTCCGCCAACAGTTCAGCCGCCACCTCTCCCATCGACGATCAGCGGAGACAACACGCAGCAAGCGGGCGACAGCCAGCTCAACAGTAATGGGCACGCTCCATCAGTGACAAAACCGGGATTGCCTATCCAGAAATCGGCCGACAACTTGAAGCTGGCCACACAGCTGCAGTTTCCGCAAAGAATAGATAGCATGCCTCGGAGTACAGATGGCACTGAGAGCAACTCGAGATCTTCTCCAACTGCTGCGATGTCCGATCTGTCCTTGTCAGGCTCCGCCCGTAACCGACCACAGACCGATCGCTCGTATCCAACGTCAACCAAAAAAAGCTTAACACTGGGAACGTCAGCTGCGCAAGCGGCGGTGCAAGCGCCCGCCGAGCTCGGGGACTCCTCTCCTGTTAGTCCTGTGGATCGAAGCACTATTAACGCTGCGCCTCCTCCGACAATCCCGAGAAGCAAGTTCTCCATGGCCAGTCGACGAACGAAGATCAACGATGCCGCGATCAGAGGGACTCACGCTTcggcctcctctcctccaactATTGGCAACCTCACATTCGAACACGAACCTCTGAGTCCATTGGAAAGCGGAAGAATGGAATTAAGCAGTAGCGCCCGGGGGCTGGAAACGTCTTTGACTGCAGATGAGGAATTGAAAATCAAAGATTCAGTAATGGAAAACAAGATTTGA
- a CDS encoding uncharacterized protein (BUSCO:EOG09262E3Q) produces the protein MARDTERKRKLEQQQADNATAKRVKSSAKTDVKANGTSNGSPQVVVPRQNGLSTPSQHLDSPKSGKKENIGVANGGNVGQPSIKTEIQATPTSKKAKKTRTSQNGTAAAASPFTAPPTTKDGHVDVSMGKIEAATVKPQKSKKQKQQIKDVVVQDVEAGAEQRSENGTVLSIKDKRQRAIEKKARRNADREIKAGFREDEELTAPNEHGWWMSQPSAGRYLAHDPIFVVDENGDECLIAATIREVQLLHLDSSLISRTHAVPDGRSILAYTLSADYPDHIEIAYDNGTKVQWNWTTGSIIKGSFPGNETTIAATTAARGDGRLEVYCIAQTQGMYTIVGERKSLYSTYRRLTSIHVLEGGAYIICLGTTAMLLGKRKDGTQTAEYIWIEMPTTVPFQCLDARLVTPATGKANSPAKDQKKPIPDLALAVGNADGQIHFYSSLLSLFAKPSQAILPTPRILHWHREAVSTVKFSRDGNYLISGGRESVLVIWQLETGHKQFLPHLTAEIERVVVSPSGTQYALQMGDNSIMVLSTTELKPVANFAGLQLPVLTEQLDREDMALPAATVVLHPSDPKQLLLTVPATQPKHTRDVTTRPFLQSFDIQNSRHISRRALSRNNVTDFNRGPENTPIIPPDVNLLAVSADGEWLATVDEWFPPATDLEHAVARTAGLDAIDLENIQEEQLKRREIYLKFWKWDEGQSMWTLSTRADAPHARSSDADLGSGAGRVLQLKSDPASNGFATIGEDGEVMIWKPKTKFRHGVPLKEPNGNDLVEWACRRTIKLPIATDGEERADSPMDGDHDKSLAAIDASLAFSPDGSMLACSTTTLSETVQPLVHFVNPDTGTVTSTNAGIIPADEDVLDFGFLDRYLIVLSLGHIRVWNLVDDNVHYTITLPGALGEQETAKLAVNETDQTFAVASINITSMELDESIPQIAVYTPKNPDALFEADLESTPVAILAGKDTRGYTVIFEDGTIRSLTSTQQATRNRSSSSAAPEALEMVEEVRPSEDAETASSAALALLSTNPAEQDQEMSDSLAPLLLTEAGEDDRPVVRPEQLSSIFDVGGGKGGVVAMPPVRDMFRDVVGLFARKPRARVTEDVEMAM, from the coding sequence ATGGCCAGAGATaccgagaggaagaggaagctggagcagcagcaggcggacAATGCGACGGCGAAGCGGGTCAAGTCGTCCGCGAAGACCGACGTGAAGGCAAATGGCACCTCGAACGGCAGTCCTCAAGTGGTCGTACCAAGGCAGAACGGTCTTTCGACTCCATCCCAGCACTTAGACTCGCCAAAGTCAggcaagaaagagaatatcGGTGTTGCAAATGGAGGCAACGTTGGACAGCCTTCGATCAAAACCGAAATACAAGCAACACCGACGTCGAAAAAGGCCAAGAAGACAAGAACTTCTCAGAATGGCACTGCGGCCGCTGCATCGCCATTTACAGCACCACCTACAACTAAAGATGGGCACGTAGATGTGTCTATGGGAAAGATCGAGGCAGCTACGGTGAAACCTcaaaagagcaagaagcagaaacagCAGATCAAGGACGTGGTTGTGCAGGATGTAGAGGCAGGCGCGGAACAGCGAAGCGAAAATGGCACTGTGCTATCGATCAAGGACAAGCGACAGCGCGCCATTGAGAAAAAGGCGAGACGGAACGCCGATCGCGAGATCAAGGCAGGCTTCagagaggatgaggagctCACAGCACCGAACGAACATGGTTGGTGGATGTCTCAACCGAGCGCCGGACGGTACCTGGCTCATGACCCAATCTTTGTTGTGGACGAGAACGGCGACGAATGTTTGATCGCGGCCACGATCCGTGAAGTCCAGCTACTGCACCTCGATAGCTCGCTCATTTCGCGGACACATGCAGTGCCCGATGGCAGGTCTATCCTTGCGTATACTTTGAGCGCCGACTACCCGGATCACATAGAGATTGCATATGACAACGGTACCAAAGTGCAGTGGAACTGGACGACAGGGTCGATCATCAAAGGAAGCTTTCCAGGCAATGAGACCACCATTGCCGCAACTACTGCTGCTCGTGGAGATGGACGCCTAGAGGTATACTGCATCGCCCAGACTCAAGGCATGTACACTATTGTTGGAGAACGAAAGTCGTTGTACTCAACATACCGACGTCTGACGAGCATACACGTTCTTGAAGGTGGCGCCTACATCATCTGTCTGGGTACGACTGCAATGCTGCTGGGAAAGAGGAAAGACGGCACTCAAACTGCCGAATACATCTGGATCGAGATGCCGACGACTGTGCCTTTCCAGTGTCTTGATGCGAGACTTGTGACACCAGCTACAGGCAAGGCTAACTCACCTGCCAAAGATCAGAAGAAGCCTATCCCTGATCTCGCACTTGCAGTGGGCAATGCGGATGGCCAAATACACTTCTACTCCAGCCTCCTATCTCTATTTGCAAAGCCCTCGCAGGCGATTCTCCCCACGCCTCGGATCCTGCACTGGCACCGCGAGGCTGTTTCAACAGTCAAATTTTCGAGAGATGGCAACTATCTCATCTCAGGTGGCAGGGAGTCCGTGCTTGTGATCTGGCAGCTGGAGACTGGACACAAGCAATTCTTGCCCCATCTCACAGCAGAGATTGAGCGTGTTGTCGTCTCGCCGAGTGGTACACAATATGCTCTGCAGATGGGCGATAACTCCATCATGGTCTTGAGCACCACTGAGTTGAAGCCCGTCGCCAACTTTGCTGGTCTTCAATTACCGGTACTGACAGAACAACTCGACCGAGAAGACATGGCGCTGCCAGCTGCGACGGTCGTACTGCATCCCAGCGATCCGAAGCAACTGCTCTTGACAGTGCCAGCAACACAGCCGAAGCACACCCGAGATGTCACAACTCGACCTTTCCTGCAAAGTTTTGACATTCAGAATTCCCGACACATTAGCCGACGAGCACTTTCGCGCAACAACGTGACCGACTTCAATCGTGGACCTGAAAACACTCCTATCATCCCACCAGATGTCAATCTGCTCGCTGTAAGTGCAGATGGAGAATGGCTGGCAACAGTTGACGAGTGGTTTCCGCCAGCCACGGACCTGGAGCATGCGGTCGCACGCACGGCTGGCCTGGACGCCATCGATCTTGAGAACATCCAGGAGGAGCAGCTGAAACGACGAGAAATCTACCTCAAATTCTGGAAGTGGGACGAGGGGCAATCCATGTGGACACTGAGCACCAGAGCCGATGCTCCGCACGCCCGATCCTCTGATGCCGACCTTGGCTCTGGTGCAGGCCGTGTCTTGCAGCTCAAGTCCGATCCGGCCTCGAACGGTTTCGCAACTATTGGAGAGGACGGCGAGGTAATGATCTGGAAGCCAAAGACCAAGTTCCGCCACGGCGTTCCTCTGAAAGAGCCGAACGGCAACGATCTAGTCGAATGGGCATGCCGAAGAACGATCAAGCTTCCAATTGCAACTGACGGTGAAGAACGTGCCGACTCGCCAATGGACGGTGACCACGATAAGTCGTTGGCTGCAATTGACGCCAGCCTCGCATTCTCCCCTGATGGCTCGATGCTTGCATGCTCTACGACCACCTTAAGTGAGACTGTGCAGCCCCTGGTACATTTTGTCAACCCGGACACTGGCACTGTCACCTCTACAAATGCCGGCATCATCCCTGCCGATGAAGATGTTTTGGACTTCGGCTTCTTGGATCGGTACCTCATCGTACTCAGTCTAGGACACATTCGTGTATGGAACCTTGTCGACGACAACGTCCACTACACGATTACGCTCCCTGGCGCACTTGGAGAGCAAGAGACCGCGAAGCTGGCTGTCAACGAAACCGATCAAACATTTGCGGTAGCTTCGATCAACATCACGTCTATGGAGTTGGATGAGTCCATTCCCCAGATCGCAGTTTACACGCCCAAGAATCCAGACGCTTTGTTCGAAGCCGACCTCGAATCAACTCCAGTGGCAATTCTGGCCGGCAAAGACACCAGAGGCTACACGGTCATTTTCGAAGACGGCACAATCCGCTCCCTCACCAGCACTCAACAAGCTACCCGCAACCGAAGTTCTTCTTCCGCTGCGCCTGAAGCTCTCGAAATGGTTGAGGAAGTAAGACCAAGCGAGGATGCCGAGACTGCATCGTCTGCTGCACTTGCACTTCTCAGCACAAATCCTGCAGAACAAGATCAAGAGATGTCTGATAGTCTAGCTCCGCTCCTGTTGACCGaagctggcgaggatgatcgCCCAGTTGTCAGACCTGAGCAGCTGTCTAGTATATTTGATGTAGGCGGTGGGAAAGGTGGCGTTGTAGCTATGCCACCGGTGAGAGACATGTTCAGAGACGTCGTGGGACTGTTTGCAAGGAAGCCGAGAGCGAGGGTAACGGAGGATGTAGAAATGGCCATGTAA
- the RPB10 gene encoding DNA-directed RNA Polymerase II subunit L produces the protein MIIPIRCFSCGKVIADLYERYVELIGTVQENGDTVSDGDAMDQLGLNRYCCRRMMLTHVDLIEKLLRYNPAERDVVKDRR, from the exons ATGATTATCCCAATTCGCTGCTTTTCCTGCGGCAAG GTCATTGCAGACCTCTACGAGCGCTACGTCGAGCTCATCGGCACAGTACAAGAGAACGGCGACACGGTCTCTGACGGCGACGCGATGGACCAACTCGGCCTCAACAGATACTGCTGCAGACGTATGATGCTCACACACGTCGATCTGATCGAGAAGCTGTTGCG ATACAATCCGGCGGAGCGCGACGTTGTCAAGGATCGACGATAA
- a CDS encoding uncharacterized protein (BUSCO:EOG09264ZDJ), whose protein sequence is MTSLPASSGTQAVASDPATVEQLQTAFDNSIWYLLSLWQPLHIAVQNAWGGPDSADKRDWFAGAVSDLLTTRPETDQEDLELFLLQIMGDEFECNVEDESEVVVAGDILKVRSRMMETRSLQAAVEVEQRWKSRGNMKTDKVVVQEVNQDADEEEFEGFDDDEDMDEAPSLVSAPKVPKEKPIPEVDDDGFTKVSGKKRTG, encoded by the coding sequence ATGACCTCGCTACCTGCTTCGTCTGGAACCCAAGCGGTCGCATCAGACCCGGCCACTGTCGAACAGCTCCAGACGGCCTTCGATAACTCGATCTGGTACCTTCTCTCCCTCTGGCAACCCCTCCATATCGCCGTGCAGAATGCATGGGGCGGACCCGACTCAGCAGACAAGCGCGACTGGTTCGCAGGAGCTGTCTCTGACCTCCTGACTACTCGTCCCGAGACCGACCAAGAGGATTTGgagctcttcctccttcaaATCATGGGCGATGAGTTTGAGTGCAATGTCGAAGACGAGAGTGAGGTTGTAGTCGCCGGGGACATTCTCAAGGTGCGGAGTCGCATGATGGAGACAAGGAGTTTGCAGGCTGCAGTAGAGGTTGAACAGAGGTGGAAGAGTCGGGGAAACATGAAGACGGACAAGGTCGTCGTACAAGAGGTGAACCAGGAtgcagatgaagaggaaTTCGAAGGgtttgacgacgatgaagatatGGACGAAGCACCGTCTCTGGTCAGCGCGCCAAAGGTGCCAAAGGAGAAGCCTATTCCTGAagttgacgatgatggcttcACCAAAGTATCTGGCAAAAAGAGGACGGGTTGA